Proteins encoded within one genomic window of Falco biarmicus isolate bFalBia1 chromosome 14, bFalBia1.pri, whole genome shotgun sequence:
- the PHF6 gene encoding PHD finger protein 6 isoform X1, with product MTSSVGQKKVSSRQRKCGFCRSNKDNECGQLLMSENQKVAAHHKCMLFSSALVSSHTDNESLGGFSIEDIQKEIKRGTKLMCSLCHCPGATIGCDVKTCHKTYHYYCALHDKAQIREKPSQGIYMILCRKHKKTTHNSEADLEESINEHELEPSPPKGKRRGRKGKPRKTNLKGQSEDTRSTSSHGTDEIESSSYRDRSPHRSSPSDTKPKCGFCHAGEEENEARGKLHIFNAKKAAAHYKCMLFSSGTVQLTTTSRAEFGDFDIKTVLQEIKRGKRMKCTLCSQPGATIGCEIKACIKTYHYHCGVEDKAKYIENMSRGIYKLYCKNHSGNDERDEEDEERESKSRGKSVTDHNDIPQQQLNGN from the exons ATGACAAGCTCAGTTGGACAGAAAAAAGTGTCTTCAAGACAAAGGAAGTGTGGTTTTTGTAGATCTAATAAAGATAATGAATGTGGACAATTACTGATGTCAGAAAACCAGAAGGTGGCAGCACATCACAAATGTATG CTGTTCTCATCTGCACTGGTATCTTCACACACTGATAATGAGAGTCTTGGTGGATTCTCTATTGAAgatattcagaaagaaataaagagagGCACTAAACTG atgtGCTCTTTATGCCATTGTCCTGGAGCAACCATTGGCTGTGATGTGAAAACATGTCACAAGACATATCACTACTACTGTGCTTTGCATGATAAAGCTCAGATAAGAGAGAAACCCTCACAAGGCATTTACAT GATTTTATGTCgaaaacacaagaaaactaCGCATAACTCTGAAG CAGATTTAGAAGAAAGTATCAATGAACACGAATTGGAGCCTTCACCtcccaaaggaaaaaggaggggTCGTAAGggaaagccaagaaaaacaaatttaaaaggGCAATCAGAAGACACTAGATCTACGTCCTCACATGGCACAGATGAAATAGAAAGCAGTTCCTAT agagaCAGGTCTCCCCACAGAAGCAGCCCCAGTGATACAAAACCTAAATGTGGATTCTGTCATGcaggtgaagaagaaaatgaagctaGAGGAAAGCTTCATATATTTAATGCCAAAAAGGCTGCAGCACACTATAAGTGCATG TTGTTCTCTTCTGGCACTGTCCAGCTAACAACAACTTCAAGGGCAGAGTTTGGTGATTTTGATATCAAAACTGTACTTCAAGAAatcaagagaggaaaaagaatg AAATGCACACTTTGCAGCCAGCCTGGTGCTACTATTGGGTGTGAAATTAAAGCCTGCATAAAAACATACCATTACCACTGTGGAGTAGAAGACAAAGCTAAATACATTGAGAATATGTCACGAGGAATTTATAA ACTCTATTGTAAAAACCATAGTGGAAATGATGAAAGAgatgaagaggatgaagaaagagaaagcaaaagccgtgGCAAATCAGTCACTGACCATAATGAcattcctcagcagcagctcaatGGAAACTAG
- the PHF6 gene encoding PHD finger protein 6 isoform X2: MTSSVGQKKVSSRQRKCGFCRSNKDNECGQLLMSENQKVAAHHKCMLFSSALVSSHTDNESLGGFSIEDIQKEIKRGTKLMCSLCHCPGATIGCDVKTCHKTYHYYCALHDKAQIREKPSQGIYMILCRKHKKTTHNSEDLEESINEHELEPSPPKGKRRGRKGKPRKTNLKGQSEDTRSTSSHGTDEIESSSYRDRSPHRSSPSDTKPKCGFCHAGEEENEARGKLHIFNAKKAAAHYKCMLFSSGTVQLTTTSRAEFGDFDIKTVLQEIKRGKRMKCTLCSQPGATIGCEIKACIKTYHYHCGVEDKAKYIENMSRGIYKLYCKNHSGNDERDEEDEERESKSRGKSVTDHNDIPQQQLNGN, from the exons ATGACAAGCTCAGTTGGACAGAAAAAAGTGTCTTCAAGACAAAGGAAGTGTGGTTTTTGTAGATCTAATAAAGATAATGAATGTGGACAATTACTGATGTCAGAAAACCAGAAGGTGGCAGCACATCACAAATGTATG CTGTTCTCATCTGCACTGGTATCTTCACACACTGATAATGAGAGTCTTGGTGGATTCTCTATTGAAgatattcagaaagaaataaagagagGCACTAAACTG atgtGCTCTTTATGCCATTGTCCTGGAGCAACCATTGGCTGTGATGTGAAAACATGTCACAAGACATATCACTACTACTGTGCTTTGCATGATAAAGCTCAGATAAGAGAGAAACCCTCACAAGGCATTTACAT GATTTTATGTCgaaaacacaagaaaactaCGCATAACTCTGAAG ATTTAGAAGAAAGTATCAATGAACACGAATTGGAGCCTTCACCtcccaaaggaaaaaggaggggTCGTAAGggaaagccaagaaaaacaaatttaaaaggGCAATCAGAAGACACTAGATCTACGTCCTCACATGGCACAGATGAAATAGAAAGCAGTTCCTAT agagaCAGGTCTCCCCACAGAAGCAGCCCCAGTGATACAAAACCTAAATGTGGATTCTGTCATGcaggtgaagaagaaaatgaagctaGAGGAAAGCTTCATATATTTAATGCCAAAAAGGCTGCAGCACACTATAAGTGCATG TTGTTCTCTTCTGGCACTGTCCAGCTAACAACAACTTCAAGGGCAGAGTTTGGTGATTTTGATATCAAAACTGTACTTCAAGAAatcaagagaggaaaaagaatg AAATGCACACTTTGCAGCCAGCCTGGTGCTACTATTGGGTGTGAAATTAAAGCCTGCATAAAAACATACCATTACCACTGTGGAGTAGAAGACAAAGCTAAATACATTGAGAATATGTCACGAGGAATTTATAA ACTCTATTGTAAAAACCATAGTGGAAATGATGAAAGAgatgaagaggatgaagaaagagaaagcaaaagccgtgGCAAATCAGTCACTGACCATAATGAcattcctcagcagcagctcaatGGAAACTAG